One Arachis hypogaea cultivar Tifrunner chromosome 2, arahy.Tifrunner.gnm2.J5K5, whole genome shotgun sequence genomic window, GCCACTAAACGTCTGTCAAAGTTATGTTTCAAGGGTATAAAATGAGCAAATTTTGTCAATCTATCAATGACCACCATAATGACCGTATACCCATGAAACTATGGAAGAGCAGTGATGAAATCCATACAAATAGCCTCCCACACCTGTGATGGTATTGGGAAAGGTTGGAGCAGCCCTGCAGGTAGTCGGGCCTCTGTTTTGGTGTGCTGGCAAGTGGAGAAGGAAAGAACATAAGCTCGTATATCTCTCTGCATATTCGGCCAATAGAAGGCAGAGCAAATTCATTCCATAGTCTTGGAAATGCCAGAATGACCTTCAATCACACCATCATGGTATTCGTGCAAAATTGTTTGCATCAATGAACTCCCTTTTGGAACCACCAACCTATTCCTCCATAGCAGCACGTTATTCTGAACAGAATAATTGGGGTTCTTAGGTGAGCCTTTCTCATAATTCTCCTGAAGCTCCTTTAGTTCGTTGTCAGCCTCAATTTCGCTCTTCAATGTATTGAACCATTCCGGTTTCAGGCAAGACCAAGTAGCCATGAAGCTGCGTGAAAGGGCATCAGCAACAGTGTTCTCTTTATCAGGTTTATATTGAATCTCATAGTCATATCCCATGAGCTTGTGTATCCACTTTTGCTGGTCAGGGGTGTGCAAGGTCTGATCTCCTAGAATTTTTAAGCTTTGCTGATCTGTACATATAATGAATTTCTTTCCCAATTAGTAATGACAGAACTTGGCCATCACTTCAGTCACAACATAGAATTCCCGGCCATATGCTGACTGGCATTGCTTGTTAGTAGataatttcttaaaaaagaaGGCAATGGGGTGTTTATCTTGCAATCCCACTGCTTTAATCCCGTACTAGAAGTAGCCGTTTTCACTATAAAAGGTTTATCAAAGTTGGGAAGAGCTAAAACTGGTACAGAAGTAATTGCCCGCTTTAATGACTCGAAGGCATGAGCAGCAACTGAGCTCCAATGAAGGGCATCTTACTTCAACAAATCCGTGAGATGAGATGCACGAGGAGCGTAGCCTTTAATGAAGGTCTATAGTATCCTGTCAACCCAAGAAATCCCTCGAAGTTGTTTGAGGTTCTCAGGTGTAGGCCACGCTATTACGGCCTAAACTTTATCCTTCTCCATGTGAACACCTTTTTCAGTGATTGTGTGACCCAGATAATTAATTTCAGATACAGCAAACAAGCATTTTGACATATTAGCAAATAAGGATTCTTTCTGTAATGTTTGCAACACAATCTCTAAATATTCTAAGTGCTGAGAAGTGGAATCTCTAAATATTCTAAGTGCTAAGAAGTGAAAGGACTGTATTTCAATATGTCATCGAAGAATACAAGGACAAACTTTCTTAAGAAGGGCCGAAAAATATCGTTCATGAGATGTTGAAAGGTGGCTGGTGCATTTGTTAATCCAAATAGTATTACTAGCTATCCATAATGTTCTTGATGTGTGCAAAATACGATATTGTATCTATCCTCTGGCTTCACCAAAATATGGTGATAACCTGATCTGAGATTCAACTTTGACAAAAAAATTTCTCCAAATAACTCATCGAGAAGTTTATTCACGGTGGGAATGGGAAATTGATCCTTGACCATATTACTATTCAAAGCAGGTAGTCAATACAAAATCTCCAAGAGCCATTCTTTTTCTTGACCAAAAAGATTGGCGATGAGAAGGGGATATGGCTTGGCTGAATGATGCCATCTTTAAGCATCCCTTGAATTATGCACtcaatttgataatttatttattcttaattttattacTTCAATATCATTTTTAACTTATTGGTTTATAGATCAATTCTTCTTGTAATTCCTTTTACTCCCACGTACTCTCATTTtctattaaattagtttatacTTAATGTAAGAAATTTAGAATcacaaaactaatttaatcattttgcataatattttagttttgtttatatttatccAAACATAATAAAGAACATTATATTAGTGTTTTGTACattgtataaaaaataatataaaataaattgtaagaattttttttagtaatttttaatttttaaaatttcattaaTTTAAAAGTTCTTTTccaaaaatacttaaaattttcaacataattcttaattcttatttatatttattttaaaaagttcaTTATTGAGTTCATTGCTTACGAAAGAACAATTTTACTCTCTTCCTTAATTGTGTCAATActtataaattttgtaatataattctaTAATATGTCCGTGTGAATTGTCAAATATGTCATATTCATACAAAAACTCATCCGAAATAGGGTTAGACCTTCATCTAACCTTATactaatattaaaaatacaagaTAAAAGAAGACAATAAAATGAAACCATCAGCAAAACTCTCAACAGGTTTGATTTCTTCAACCTGTTCATTGAAGGCAAATAACAAAATCAATTAAGTTGAATTAGAAGCAGTTGGTGCAATGATTTCAATGTAATCTGTAATCATAATAATGAGTGTTGATAATAGAAAGACCAAAACAGTAACATCAGGAAACTTCCCAGTATTCGGCTCCTCATTTCTACTATAAATCCATCTTCCATGTAATGTATCTGTTTCAATAAAGTTAATGTTATTACAATAGAAAATTTGAACATAACAGTGTCACCTGCACATGCTCTCATCAAACTTTTATTCACAGGTAAACTCCATATCTTGTGATGTATTTAGAATGAGTTGTATATACTGATTAACTCCTTGCACCATGTAACACCAAACCAAAAACAAACTAACAATGAGATTAACTTACCTCTTCCAAAGGAGATTTAATACCAGCAAGTGGTTTAGAATGTTCTTCACTCTGTACTGCTGCTTGGCCTAATGCAGCTAAGAGAGTTTGCTCAGCCACACCAATCCACAAATTTCCCTGGAAAACAAACCCACCCACGGCCTAATTGATATTCAATATGGAGAAGTAAGCCTTCTGTAATTTTCAATAAAGCAAAAGTTTCAACATGTAGAAAACGGATAAGATATTGAGGTTCGCAGTGTTGCAGCAAACATTCAGCTCTCaaccaaataaataataataataatgaaaataattttaatcgGTAGAAAttcaaacatctttaaaaaaagacgttttagacgtATATGAGTAGCTCCCTAATAGTTATACATCTAAATATCcgaatcaaacaagaaaagaattcTTTTAACAAATTTTCAACAACTCAAAAGTTAACACAATTGGGTTCTATTACCAACATTATTGCAGGTTATGGCATATCTTAGTGTCCACACACCAgcttaaaaatatatctaaaagcTAATCCTAAAACTAGGAAATACTTGAATAAAATCAAGTTGAAGGACATACATAAAGATGTAAAATTTACACCACTATAGCAATTGTATCAACATGCTACAGGGTTTCATTACCagatacaacaaaaaaataaGGTGAAAATAGAAAACTTAACGTGGTTTACTTAACCTACCATAAAAGAAAGACTTGTGAGCACATGCTATATGAACAATGAAGAATTCAAGTGGGCAACACAAATATCCCAATTGTAATCCCAACAAACAAAATACTGAAATACTTACTACTAAAGACCAAATTGAACTCACAAATTAACAATTAGTTTACATGTTAAATCTCACACTGATGTGTGATATTCTGTATTGTATATAGATAAAGCAGATAATATAAGAgaatttagtattatatttaatataaaaaagacATTGGATTTAACTAGGGGAAACTCTATTTGCACTTCAAATGTTCCAGTTTTTCACATTCATAGTTGGAAGGGAAATCATATTCTAAagcaaaagcaaaataaaataaaattctctaAAAGCTTCTTCCAGCTCAACTTGCCAATCCTACACTTCATTTACAGTAGAATTAAGTGTCTCTGTTGTTCAGTCATTCTCTCTAAATTCTCTTTCCTTGTTTGACATCTTTCTGATTCTGTTGGCCTACAGAAAAGATCACCATTGCATTACAcctgagaaaataaataaaaaaaagaaataacttaaaagttaaaaccccTTATCACAAGACTAGGCTTTAGGAAGCAAGACAGTGATCAATGATTCCCTAAGCATTgataaattcaaatttcaccAACCATAGACAAAAGTCACATTTGATTGGAATTTGATGCAAAACACATATTACTCATCACTTATTCATTAATCACAATGCAACGAAAACTAACAAGAataacttggtgcaaagcataGAAGAATAGTTACATACtgttttccttcctcttctttttcatcttcttcttatccTTATCCTTAATGTCACTAGGGAATGGCAAGAGACTCTCTGTATACACAGGATCCGTTATTCGGAATGGATAATAAAGATCTTTAAAATGTGTGAGCAGGTCTCCTCTGACATTATATATGAAGTAACCTACTTCTACTTCATCATAACCTCTTACAATAATATCACCATTACTGGATAAGCAGAATAGCTGATAGACGTTGCAAGGAATCTCATAGAGAGTCCAAGATGAGTGCACTTTATATTCTTTCATCACCCATATGTGAGTGTTATGGCTAACATCATTGCGATAATACAAGGCTAGGCAGCCTCCTAGTAGGGCGAGATTTGAATAGGAGAATGCACTCTTTACAGGTTGTTCCGGCCCAGATATCCTTGAAAAAGTCCTCTCCTTCAGATCAAAGATAAGAATAGCATCCCTAAAAGTTTTAGGAGAGTGAGGCAGCCAATGAATAGCACCATTCAAGAACAACCCACAAGAATTGATGTCAAAAACACCCGAGGGTTTGGAGAATGCAGCATCGAGATTAATCCATGAATTGGTTCTCAAGGACAAGTAATCCAAGTGATAATGGTAATCCTTATCCTGCCAAGCTACAACAATTACGTAGTCATCCTGTGAAGCATCATAACCAAATCCATACAGATAAAACTTGCAGGGAAGCCTAATGTCCTTGTACACACAACGAGAAGCAATACGAGAGTAGGATATTCTTTTGCTGTATCCAGTCAGTGGGTTCCATACCACAAGAAAATGTGGGTCTCGATGTAAAAGAACAAAGCCTCTGCAGGATCCCAGGAACTCAAAATCAGTaggtggctttttcttcttgaaaGGGGGAGGCACCACTTTTATGGGTGATGTATCAATGTCGTCACTAAAGAGTGCTTCTAAGTAAACGAAGTAAGCCACAGTGCGGTTTATGTGGTCTATGAAGATGGTTGCGTTGGTGGCTGCGGGAGAGTGATGAAAATGCAATTCCGCAAATTGTGGATCGGAAATTAGAGAGTACCAGAGCTTCGAAACGCACCTGAGGCGAGCGAGATGCTTGGCAGGCACTCTCAGTAAGATTCTGTGAATCAGGTCATGAGGGAGGATATCGTCAATGCTCTTCTGCTTCTTCTCCATGCTGGATGCCTCTTTGGCATAGTTTTTCTATTTGGTTtgggaaataaaaaaaagagaatgctAGCTATcttaaataatatgaacaattatcaatcatactatattataatttaatgttattaattaaatttaagattaatttattttttttaattttattaatttacattattcaaacattgttaaaaaatattgttggttacttatatttttcttaaaaaaaatatgtttatatttataacttttaaaaaatttaatacttttgaaatcacttaaaataatttttttaaaattaatttatatttttaaaatttaaaaatctaaaataacctaatatattaactaatttttaaatttaatatttatatttatatttattataatatttttaaattttaaaaattatttcatcaaaaataattattattacttatatttattaa contains:
- the LOC112734542 gene encoding F-box protein CPR1 isoform X1, which gives rise to MEKKQKSIDDILPHDLIHRILLRVPAKHLARLRCVSKLWYSLISDPQFAELHFHHSPAATNATIFIDHINRTVAYFVYLEALFSDDIDTSPIKVVPPPFKKKKPPTDFEFLGSCRGFVLLHRDPHFLVVWNPLTGYSKRISYSRIASRCVYKDIRLPCKFYLYGFGYDASQDDYVIVVAWQDKDYHYHLDYLSLRTNSWINLDAAFSKPSGVFDINSCGLFLNGAIHWLPHSPKTFRDAILIFDLKERTFSRISGPEQPVKSAFSYSNLALLGGCLALYYRNDVSHNTHIWVMKEYKVHSSWTLYEIPCNVYQLFCLSSNGDIIVRGYDEVEVGYFIYNVRGDLLTHFKDLYYPFRITDPVYTESLLPFPSDIKDKDKKKMKKKRKENSQQNQKDVKQGKRI
- the LOC112734542 gene encoding F-box protein CPR1 isoform X2, whose translation is MEKKQKSIDDILPHDLIHRILLRVPAKHLARLRCVSKLWYSLISDPQFAELHFHHSPAATNATIFIDHINRTVAYFVYLEALFSDDIDTSPIKVVPPPFKKKKPPTDFEFLGSCRGFVLLHRDPHFLVVWNPLTGYSKRISYSRIASRCVYKDIRLPCKFYLYGFGYDASQDDYVIVVAWQDKDYHYHLDYLSLRTNSWINLDAAFSKPSGVFDINSCGLFLNGAIHWLPHSPKTFRDAILIFDLKERTFSRISGPEQPVKSAFSYSNLALLGGCLALYYRNDVSHNTHIWVMKEYKVHSSWTLYEIPCNVYQLFCLSSNGDIIVRGYDEVEVGYFIYNVRGDLLTHFKDLYYPFRITDPVYTESLLPFPSDIKDKDKKKMKKKRKENSVMQW